In Schistocerca cancellata isolate TAMUIC-IGC-003103 chromosome 7, iqSchCanc2.1, whole genome shotgun sequence, a genomic segment contains:
- the LOC126092380 gene encoding syntaxin-5 — MTARRRRGGSESEQAPLIISTGALHTTESPWNRQSTPYRSYVSNARSAEIEDTELQDKDAAIIRKMTARDRTTEFVNAIRSLQGRNVARAVAVRDPRRAKFMQSYAEFMMIARTIGKNISSTYTKLEKLTLLAKKKSLFNDRPTEIQELTYIIKEDLNNLNQQIARLQEVARMQRQNQQNGHHLISHSSSVVLALQSKLASMSTEFKQILEVRTENLKQQKSRREQFSQGPVSSSLPPSAISGPHQGSVLLAEEQVSISMEPGSALLPASQKQAMVYDETDSYLQSRAETMQNIESTIVELGGIFQQLAHMVKEQEEMVERIDTNVTDAELNVEAAHGEILKYFQSVTSNRWLMIKIFGVLIFFFIFFVIFLA, encoded by the exons ATGACAGCTAGGAGGCGACGTGGTGGCTCCGAGTCTGAACAGGCACCGCTTATTATTTCGACTGGAGCATTACACACCACAGAAAGTCCGTGGAATAGACAGTCTACCCCTTACAGAAGTTATGTGTCAAATGCCCGAAGCGCTGAAATAGAAGACACAGAATTGCAAGATAAGGACGCAGCAATTATTAGGAAAATGACTGCACGAGACAGGACTACGGAATTTGTTAATGCTATAAGATCATTGCAAGGACGAAATGTGGCCAGAGCAGTGGCCGTTAGAGATCCAAGGAGAGCTAAGTTTATGCAGAGCTATGCAGAATTTATGATGATAGCAAG gactattggaaaaaaTATCAGTAGTACTTACACAAAGTTGGAGAAGTTAACATTAT TGGCCAAAAAAAAGTCTCTCTTTAATGATCGACCAACTGAAATCCAAGAATTAACTTATATTATAAAAGAGGATTTGAATAACTTAAATCAGCAAATAGCTCGATTACAAGAAGTAGCTCgtatgcagagacaaaatcagCAAAATGGACATCATTTAATCTCTCACTCTTCTAGTGTTGTGTTGGCACTACAGTCAAAACTTGCTTCCATGTCAACTGAATTCAAGCAGATTTTAGAAGTGAGAACTGAG aatttaaaacagcaaaAATCCAGGCGAGAACAGTTCTCACAGGGCCCTGTGTCATCATCACTGCCACCATCAGCAATTTCTGGACCCCATCAGGGCTCTGTACTTCTGGCAGAGGAACAAGTTAGCATAAGCATGGAACCTGGCAGTGCTCTTTTGCCAGCTTCACAGAAACAAGCTATGGTCTATGATGAGACG GACTCGTACCTTCAGAGTCGAGCAGAAACTATGCAGAACATTGAGTCAACAATTGTTGAGCTCGGGGGTATTTTTCAGCAACTTGCACATATGGTGAAAGAACAAGAAGAAATGGTTGAAAG GATTGATACCAATGTGACAGATGCAGAACTCAATGTTGAAGCAGCACACGGGgaaattcttaaatatttccagTCAGTAACATCAAATCGTTGGCTGATGATAAAGATATTTGGTGTGctgattttcttcttcattttttttgtGATATTCTTAGCATAA